A single region of the Buchnera aphidicola (Microlophium carnosum) genome encodes:
- a CDS encoding inositol monophosphatase, whose protein sequence is MHPMLNIAIRAVRKGGDIIIQNYDTHKFIKEDIEKNKIFVKNILYKTNKIISDIIYKSYPHHIILKKNENILFKQNEKNTIWVINELDGKNNFIKYFPYFCLSIAVVVKSKTEISVIYDPIKNDLFTAVKGQGSQLNGYRTRCSKINTLSYTTVAVNLPNKLHDETSSYFEIYKKLTLCGISFRCTGSTVLDAAYVAAGKIDCLFDFNLEPNNFVASKLQVREAGCLISNFTGGHEYNNSHSGNITSSPKFVRLITEKIRACFLIK, encoded by the coding sequence ATGCATCCAATGTTAAACATTGCTATTCGTGCAGTACGAAAAGGAGGTGATATTATTATTCAAAATTATGATACACATAAATTTATCAAAGAAGATATAGAAAAAAACAAAATATTTGTAAAAAATATTTTGTATAAAACAAATAAAATAATTAGTGATATTATCTATAAATCTTATCCCCATCATATTATTCTCAAAAAAAATGAAAATATTCTTTTTAAACAAAATGAAAAAAATACTATTTGGGTTATTAATGAATTAGATGGAAAAAATAATTTTATTAAATATTTTCCATATTTTTGTCTTTCTATTGCTGTTGTCGTGAAGAGTAAAACTGAAATTTCTGTAATATACGATCCTATAAAAAATGATTTGTTTACAGCCGTAAAGGGACAGGGTTCACAATTAAACGGATACCGAACTAGATGCAGTAAAATTAATACTTTAAGTTATACGACAGTTGCGGTTAATTTGCCTAATAAACTTCATGATGAAACATCATCTTATTTTGAAATATACAAAAAATTAACTTTATGCGGAATTTCTTTTAGATGTACTGGTTCTACTGTACTCGATGCTGCTTATGTTGCAGCTGGAAAAATAGATTGCTTATTTGATTTTAATTTAGAACCTAATAATTTTGTAGCAAGTAAATTACAAGTTCGAGAAGCTGGTTGCTTAATTAGTAATTTTACAGGAGGACATGAATATAATAATAGTCATTCTGGAAATATAACTAGTAGTCCAAAATTTGTTAGATTAATTACTGAAAAAATACGTGCATGTTTTTTAATAAAGTAA
- the rlmN gene encoding 23S rRNA (adenine(2503)-C(2))-methyltransferase RlmN, with the protein MNKNINISNISKDKINLLGLHRQDLRHFLISLGAKNFCAEQIMNWIYSHYCNDFNKMLNVSVKIRKQLYEKSYIFASEFTEEKISHDGTIKWITSINTQKIETVYIPEKKRSTLCVSSQIGCSLQCHFCATGKGGFQGNLKVSEIISQIWQANKILKEKNITNRITNIVFMGMGEPLLNLNNVVSALKIILDEHGFSLPKRRITLSTSGIVPALDKLRNMIDVSLAISLHAPNDSIRNLIMPINRKYNIASVLDSTLNYLKYSNANRGGVTIEYVMLDRINDSNENAQQLANLLSHIPSKINLIPWNSFSGSSFFCSSLNRINIFANILRKKGFTTIIRKNRGQDINAACGQLTGSIINRLKK; encoded by the coding sequence ATGAATAAGAATATTAATATATCAAATATTTCAAAAGACAAAATTAATTTATTAGGTTTACATCGTCAAGATTTAAGACATTTTCTTATTTCTTTAGGAGCAAAAAATTTTTGTGCAGAACAAATTATGAATTGGATTTACAGTCACTACTGTAACGATTTTAATAAAATGTTGAATGTTAGTGTAAAAATAAGAAAGCAATTATACGAAAAATCCTATATATTTGCATCAGAATTTACAGAAGAAAAAATTTCTCATGATGGCACAATAAAGTGGATCACATCTATTAATACACAAAAAATTGAGACAGTTTATATACCAGAAAAAAAACGTTCTACTCTTTGTGTTTCTTCGCAAATAGGATGCTCTTTACAATGTCATTTTTGTGCTACGGGTAAGGGAGGTTTCCAAGGAAATTTGAAAGTTTCTGAAATTATCTCTCAAATTTGGCAAGCAAATAAAATATTAAAAGAAAAAAATATTACAAACCGCATTACTAATATAGTTTTTATGGGTATGGGTGAACCTTTATTAAATTTAAATAATGTCGTATCTGCATTAAAAATAATTCTGGATGAGCATGGTTTTAGTTTACCGAAACGACGTATCACTTTATCTACCTCAGGAATAGTTCCGGCATTAGATAAATTAAGAAATATGATCGATGTTTCTTTAGCAATTTCTTTGCATGCTCCAAATGATTCTATTAGAAATCTTATTATGCCAATTAATAGAAAATATAATATTGCTTCTGTTTTAGATTCTACATTAAATTATCTTAAATATTCAAATGCTAATAGAGGTGGAGTAACAATAGAATATGTTATGCTAGACAGAATTAATGATTCAAACGAAAATGCTCAACAGTTAGCAAATTTATTAAGTCACATACCAAGTAAAATTAATTTAATTCCCTGGAATTCTTTTTCAGGATCATCTTTTTTTTGTAGTAGTCTTAATCGGATTAATATTTTTGCCAATATTCTACGGAAAAAAGGATTTACTACAATCATTAGAAAAAATAGAGGACAAGATATTAATGCTGCATGTGGGCAATTAACTGGCAGTATAATAAATCGTCTTAAAAAATAA
- the ispG gene encoding flavodoxin-dependent (E)-4-hydroxy-3-methylbut-2-enyl-diphosphate synthase yields the protein MNKYKIINRRKSDRIYVGAIPIGNNAPISVQSMTNTRTTNTLETINQILELKKVGVDIVRISIPTLKAAESFKEIKKQVKIPLIADIHFDYRLALKAIEYGADCLRINPGNIGNKKRISEIITYAKDKNIPIRIGVNAGSLEKDILKKYKTPSPEALVESAMRHIEYFDTLNFNQFKVSVKASDVFLAIESYRLLSKKITQPLHIGITEAGGLRNGTVKSAIGISLLLLEGIGDTMRISLAANPIEEVKVGYDILQVLGLRSRGINFIACPTCSRQEFDVIKTVNQLEKKLEDISTPMDVSIIGCIVNGIGEAKTATLGLTGSYKKSSLYEDGIRQQKKISNEEIIEKMEIKIRKKIKKIKQLNSFKKDNI from the coding sequence ATGAATAAATACAAAATAATTAATAGAAGAAAATCAGATCGTATTTACGTTGGTGCAATACCTATTGGAAATAATGCTCCTATTTCAGTTCAATCAATGACTAATACTCGTACCACCAATACTTTAGAAACTATTAATCAAATTTTAGAATTAAAAAAAGTAGGGGTAGATATTGTTCGTATTTCTATACCCACCTTAAAAGCTGCGGAATCATTTAAAGAAATTAAAAAACAGGTAAAAATTCCATTAATTGCAGATATACATTTTGATTATAGATTAGCTTTAAAAGCTATAGAATATGGAGCAGATTGTTTAAGAATTAATCCTGGAAACATTGGAAATAAAAAGAGAATATCAGAAATAATTACTTATGCAAAGGATAAAAATATTCCAATTCGTATTGGTGTAAATGCGGGATCTTTAGAAAAAGATATATTAAAAAAATATAAAACTCCTAGTCCAGAAGCTTTAGTAGAATCGGCTATGAGACATATAGAATATTTTGATACTTTAAATTTTAATCAATTTAAAGTTAGTGTTAAAGCATCTGATGTATTTTTAGCAATTGAATCATATCGGCTATTAAGTAAAAAAATTACACAACCTTTACATATTGGAATAACAGAAGCGGGTGGACTAAGAAATGGTACAGTAAAATCTGCTATAGGTATTTCTTTATTATTATTAGAAGGTATTGGAGATACAATGCGAATCTCATTAGCTGCGAATCCTATTGAAGAAGTAAAAGTAGGTTATGATATTCTACAAGTATTAGGTTTAAGATCAAGAGGAATTAATTTTATTGCTTGTCCTACTTGTTCTAGACAAGAATTTGATGTAATTAAAACAGTTAATCAATTAGAAAAGAAATTAGAAGACATTTCAACTCCTATGGACGTATCAATTATTGGTTGTATTGTTAATGGAATAGGAGAAGCTAAAACAGCAACACTAGGATTAACAGGAAGTTATAAAAAAAGTTCATTGTATGAGGATGGAATACGACAACAAAAAAAAATAAGCAATGAAGAAATAATTGAAAAAATGGAAATTAAAATTCGAAAAAAAATAAAAAAAATAAAACAATTAAATAGTTTTAAAAAAGATAATATTTAA
- the hisS gene encoding histidine--tRNA ligase: MKKEIKSIRGMHDYLPKELKIWSYIEVILKEVLTSYCYLEIRLPILEKTEIFKRTIGSITDVVEKEMYSFEDRKGNSLTLRPEGTVGCVRAIIQNHLLHNKNNKFWYLGPMFRYERPQKGRYRQFHQLGAEVFGSDTEDIDLEIIILTNRLWKRIGIDSYITLEVNSIGSKTARFQYKKKLVDFLKKYEHLLDKDSKRRLYTNPLRILDSKNPDIQKILKEAPLLSEYIDIPSSNHFNSLCNMMSSHGIKYNLNPNLVRGLDYYNSTVFEWKSNKLGSQNTICAGGRYDSLVQEMGGKKTSAIGFAIGIERLVLLTKSVKIFSETVEDINIYIIFIGENNKFHAIHLSEEIRDSYPKLKIFINFLNQNLTKKIKNAIKSSANVMILIGDNEIKREFFSVKDLKKEKEYYLSKYELMIKIQKIFQYM; the protein is encoded by the coding sequence GTGAAAAAAGAAATTAAATCAATTAGAGGAATGCATGATTATCTTCCAAAAGAATTAAAAATATGGAGTTATATAGAAGTTATATTAAAAGAAGTTCTAACTAGTTATTGTTATTTAGAAATCAGATTGCCTATATTAGAAAAAACTGAAATTTTTAAAAGAACCATTGGTAGTATTACTGATGTGGTAGAAAAAGAAATGTATTCTTTTGAAGATCGAAAAGGTAATAGTTTAACTTTACGTCCAGAAGGTACTGTAGGTTGTGTACGAGCTATAATACAAAATCATTTATTACATAATAAAAATAATAAATTTTGGTATTTAGGTCCGATGTTTAGATATGAAAGACCCCAAAAAGGAAGATATCGTCAATTCCATCAGTTAGGTGCAGAAGTATTCGGATCAGACACAGAAGATATAGACCTAGAAATTATCATTTTAACCAATCGTTTATGGAAAAGAATTGGTATTGATTCATATATCACATTAGAAGTTAATTCAATTGGTTCGAAAACAGCTCGTTTTCAATACAAAAAAAAATTAGTTGATTTTCTTAAAAAATATGAACATTTATTGGATAAAGATTCTAAAAGACGATTATATACTAATCCTTTACGTATTTTAGACTCTAAAAATCCAGATATACAAAAAATATTAAAAGAAGCGCCGTTACTAAGTGAATATATCGATATACCTTCAAGTAATCATTTTAACAGTTTATGTAATATGATGAGTTCTCACGGAATTAAATATAACTTGAATCCAAATCTAGTAAGAGGATTAGATTATTATAATAGCACTGTTTTTGAATGGAAAAGTAATAAATTAGGTTCACAAAATACTATTTGTGCAGGTGGTCGATATGATTCTTTAGTACAAGAAATGGGCGGTAAAAAAACATCTGCTATAGGATTTGCAATAGGAATAGAACGTTTAGTTTTATTAACAAAATCAGTAAAAATTTTCTCTGAAACAGTAGAAGATATTAATATTTATATTATTTTTATAGGAGAAAACAACAAATTTCATGCTATACATTTATCTGAAGAAATACGAGATTCATATCCAAAATTAAAAATATTTATTAATTTTTTAAATCAAAACCTTACAAAAAAAATAAAAAATGCTATAAAATCTTCAGCAAATGTTATGATTTTAATAGGTGATAATGAAATTAAAAGAGAATTTTTTTCAGTCAAAGATTTAAAAAAAGAAAAAGAATATTATCTTTCAAAATATGAATTAATGATAAAAATTCAAAAAATTTTTCAATATATGTAA
- a CDS encoding serine hydroxymethyltransferase: MLNNKIDFSKYDPEIWFAMEEERKRQENHIELIASENYTSRYIMSAQGSQLTNKYAEGYPGKRYYGGCKYVDIIEELAINRAKKLFDADYANVQPHSGSQANFSVYTALLKPGDTILGMKLSHGGHLSHGSSVNFSGKMYNVIPYGVDESGEINYEELFKLTDKYKPKMIIGGFSAYSGVCNWKKMRMIADQVNAYFVVDIAHIAGLIAAKIYPSPINYAHVVTSTTHKTLAGPRGGLILAKNGSDFLYKKLNLSVFPGTQGGPLMHIIAAKAIAFKEALEPKFKEYQKQIVKNSKTMVQNFLEKGYQIISGKTCNHLFLINLTNKKLTGKDADIALSKANITVNKNTIPDDLKNPFITSGIRIGTPAVTRRGFKENEVSEVSSWIASILDDVHDHNNIVMIKKKVLEICLKYPVYI, translated from the coding sequence ATGTTAAATAATAAAATAGATTTTTCAAAATATGATCCAGAAATATGGTTTGCAATGGAAGAAGAAAGAAAAAGACAAGAAAATCATATAGAATTAATTGCATCAGAAAATTATACTAGTCGTTATATTATGAGTGCACAAGGTTCACAATTAACTAATAAATATGCAGAAGGTTATCCTGGAAAACGCTATTATGGTGGTTGCAAATATGTAGATATAATAGAAGAATTAGCAATTAATCGAGCAAAAAAATTATTTGATGCTGACTATGCTAACGTTCAACCTCATTCTGGTTCTCAAGCTAATTTTTCTGTTTATACAGCACTGTTAAAACCTGGCGATACGATATTAGGCATGAAATTATCACATGGAGGTCATTTAAGTCATGGATCTTCAGTAAATTTCTCGGGTAAAATGTATAACGTTATTCCGTATGGAGTAGATGAAAGTGGTGAGATTAATTATGAAGAACTATTTAAATTAACTGATAAATATAAACCAAAAATGATTATTGGTGGTTTTTCGGCATATTCTGGTGTTTGTAATTGGAAAAAAATGCGTATGATTGCAGATCAAGTTAATGCTTATTTTGTTGTTGATATAGCTCATATTGCTGGTTTAATAGCAGCTAAAATTTATCCTAGTCCAATCAATTACGCACATGTTGTTACAAGCACTACTCATAAAACATTAGCAGGACCTAGAGGTGGGCTGATTCTTGCTAAAAATGGAAGTGATTTTTTGTATAAGAAATTAAATTTATCAGTTTTCCCTGGCACACAAGGAGGTCCGCTTATGCATATCATTGCTGCAAAAGCTATTGCTTTTAAAGAAGCTTTAGAACCTAAATTTAAAGAATATCAAAAACAAATAGTAAAAAATTCTAAAACTATGGTTCAAAATTTTTTAGAAAAAGGATATCAGATAATTTCTGGGAAAACTTGTAATCATTTATTTCTAATTAACTTAACTAATAAAAAACTTACGGGGAAAGATGCTGATATTGCCTTAAGTAAAGCCAATATAACTGTAAATAAAAATACTATACCTGATGATTTAAAAAATCCCTTTATTACTTCAGGAATACGCATTGGGACACCTGCTGTTACCAGAAGAGGATTTAAAGAAAATGAAGTTTCTGAAGTATCAAGTTGGATAGCTAGTATTTTAGATGATGTTCATGATCATAATAACATTGTTATGATTAAAAAGAAAGTATTAGAAATTTGTTTAAAATATCCTGTTTATATTTAA
- the bioD gene encoding dethiobiotin synthase, whose protein sequence is MIKKFFITGTDTNVGKTIASSILLKKATAAGYKTAGYKPISSGYQKKSYNFLNNDANILKKNSSIILSDKEVNPISFVENAPPHILSQLQQKNITKKALSLGLSNILNKSNWILVEGAGGWYTPLSYKDTFSSWVKKEKLTVIIIVAIKLGCINHAILTEKAIISEKIKCGGWIANNIYPKDKYNVYYIQTLLSYIKSPFLGEIPYLNNKNKINFKKIEIILP, encoded by the coding sequence ATGATTAAAAAATTTTTTATTACCGGAACTGATACAAATGTAGGGAAAACGATTGCAAGCAGTATTTTATTAAAAAAAGCTACTGCTGCTGGATATAAAACAGCAGGATATAAACCCATATCTTCTGGATATCAAAAAAAATCATATAATTTTTTAAATAATGATGCAAATATTCTTAAAAAAAACAGTTCAATAATATTAAGTGATAAAGAAGTGAATCCAATTTCATTTGTTGAAAATGCTCCTCCTCATATCCTCAGTCAATTACAACAAAAAAATATTACGAAAAAAGCATTATCTTTAGGTTTAAGTAATATTTTAAATAAAAGTAATTGGATTTTAGTCGAAGGTGCTGGTGGATGGTATACACCATTATCTTATAAAGATACCTTTTCCAGTTGGGTCAAAAAAGAAAAATTGACTGTTATCATTATTGTTGCTATTAAATTAGGATGCATTAATCATGCAATTTTAACAGAAAAAGCTATTATTTCAGAAAAAATAAAATGTGGAGGTTGGATTGCTAATAACATTTATCCAAAAGATAAATATAATGTATATTATATCCAAACTTTGTTAAGTTATATTAAATCTCCATTTTTAGGTGAAATTCCATATTTAAATAATAAAAATAAAATAAATTTTAAAAAAATAGAGATAATATTACCTTAA
- the bioB gene encoding biotin synthase BioB: protein MKKKWTLEKTNILFKKPFLDLMFQAQKEHRKYFNPNTIQISTLLSIKTGSCPEDCKYCPQSARYKTGLKKEPLLEIEQILSAAKKAKSLGSSRFCMGAAWKNPKERDMPYLEKIIKEIKKMGMETCMTLGTLNNSQAKKLANAGLDFYNHNLDTSENFYKNIVTTRTYQERINTLHIVRNSGMKICSGGIIGLGEKIKDRIELLMELSNLSVQPESVPINMLVKIPGTPMSDNEDVESFDFIRVIAAARIMMPKSYIRLSAGRKNMNDQTQAMCFMAGVNSIFYGCKLLTANNPEEKHDLELFKKLNLHPEYKKQPILKENKYDTIIQSLKINKDQYYNADTL from the coding sequence ATGAAAAAAAAATGGACTCTAGAAAAAACAAATATACTTTTTAAAAAACCATTTCTTGATCTTATGTTTCAAGCTCAAAAAGAACATAGAAAATACTTTAATCCTAATACAATACAAATAAGCACATTACTTTCAATAAAAACAGGTTCTTGTCCAGAGGATTGTAAATATTGCCCACAAAGTGCTAGATATAAAACAGGTTTAAAAAAAGAACCATTGTTAGAAATAGAACAAATTCTTAGTGCTGCAAAAAAAGCTAAATCGTTAGGTTCTAGTCGGTTTTGTATGGGTGCTGCATGGAAAAATCCAAAAGAAAGAGATATGCCTTATTTAGAAAAAATTATTAAAGAAATAAAAAAAATGGGAATGGAAACTTGTATGACTTTAGGTACTTTGAATAATTCGCAAGCAAAAAAATTAGCAAATGCAGGTTTAGATTTTTATAATCATAATTTGGACACATCTGAAAATTTTTACAAAAATATTGTTACTACTCGAACATATCAAGAACGAATAAATACATTACACATAGTTCGCAATTCTGGAATGAAGATTTGTTCTGGAGGTATTATAGGTTTAGGAGAAAAAATAAAAGATCGTATTGAATTATTAATGGAATTGTCTAACTTATCTGTTCAGCCAGAAAGCGTTCCTATTAATATGTTAGTTAAAATTCCAGGGACACCAATGTCAGATAATGAAGATGTAGAATCGTTTGATTTTATTCGTGTTATTGCCGCAGCTCGTATTATGATGCCAAAATCTTATATTAGACTGTCTGCTGGACGTAAAAATATGAATGATCAAACTCAGGCAATGTGTTTTATGGCTGGAGTTAATTCTATTTTTTATGGTTGCAAATTACTTACTGCAAATAATCCAGAAGAAAAACATGACTTAGAATTATTTAAAAAATTAAATTTACATCCTGAATATAAAAAACAACCTATATTAAAAGAAAATAAATACGATACTATAATACAGTCATTAAAAATTAACAAAGATCAATACTATAATGCAGATACATTGTAA
- the bioA gene encoding adenosylmethionine--8-amino-7-oxononanoate transaminase has product MSQSDTFFDQKHIWHPYASMIDPIPCYTVISAKGIYLKLRSGKNIIDGMSSWWSAIHGYNHPILNKALKKQIRKMSHVMFGGITHLPAIALCRQLISLTPEKLDCVFLSDSGSVAIEVAIKMLIQYWQSLGQKRKLFLTIRNGYHGDTFSAMSVSDPENSFHKIYNNFLSKNLFADAPVSSFYKDWNANDVISFKKIIEENSSKIAGVILEPIVQGIGGMNFYHPMYLKKVKMLCDYYSIPVIFDEIATGFGRTGKMFAFEHANVVPDILCLGKSITGGTITLAATLTSRHIADTISKSKTGCFMHGPTYMGNPLACAVANANIKILKTNQWKIQVSNIEKQLFKNLLPLMNHRYVIDVRILGAIGVVECSRSVNMFLMQKFFVKNGVWIRPFKKLIYILPPYIISSHALRKLTDVIIDALNQVELFLKI; this is encoded by the coding sequence ATGAGTCAATCTGATACATTTTTTGATCAAAAACATATTTGGCATCCTTACGCTTCTATGATTGATCCTATTCCTTGTTATACTGTTATATCTGCTAAAGGAATTTATTTAAAATTAAGAAGTGGAAAAAATATTATAGATGGCATGTCTTCATGGTGGTCTGCAATACATGGATATAATCATCCTATTTTAAATAAAGCATTAAAAAAACAAATAAGAAAAATGTCTCATGTAATGTTTGGTGGAATTACACATCTTCCAGCGATTGCACTGTGTCGACAATTAATTTCATTAACACCAGAAAAATTAGATTGTGTTTTTCTTTCTGATTCAGGTTCAGTTGCTATTGAAGTAGCAATAAAAATGTTAATACAATATTGGCAGTCATTAGGTCAAAAAAGAAAACTATTTTTAACTATTCGTAATGGTTATCATGGCGATACTTTTTCTGCAATGTCAGTTTCAGACCCAGAAAATTCTTTTCATAAAATATATAATAATTTTTTATCAAAAAACTTGTTTGCAGATGCACCAGTATCTTCTTTTTATAAAGATTGGAATGCTAATGATGTTATATCTTTTAAAAAAATAATAGAAGAAAATTCATCAAAAATAGCGGGAGTCATATTAGAACCTATAGTACAAGGTATAGGAGGTATGAATTTCTATCATCCTATGTATTTAAAAAAAGTAAAAATGTTATGCGATTATTATTCTATTCCAGTAATTTTTGATGAAATTGCAACTGGATTCGGTAGAACTGGAAAAATGTTTGCTTTTGAACATGCTAATGTTGTACCAGATATATTATGTTTAGGAAAATCAATCACGGGTGGTACAATCACTTTAGCTGCGACTTTAACTTCACGTCATATTGCTGATACTATTAGTAAAAGTAAAACAGGTTGTTTTATGCACGGTCCAACTTATATGGGTAACCCGTTGGCATGTGCAGTAGCTAATGCTAATATAAAAATCTTAAAAACTAATCAATGGAAAATCCAAGTATCCAATATCGAAAAACAACTATTTAAAAACCTGCTTCCATTAATGAATCATCGATATGTAATTGATGTACGTATATTAGGAGCTATTGGTGTTGTTGAATGTTCTCGTTCAGTTAATATGTTTTTAATGCAAAAGTTTTTTGTAAAAAATGGGGTTTGGATTAGACCATTTAAAAAATTAATTTATATTCTACCACCTTATATTATTAGTTCTCATGCATTAAGAAAATTAACTGATGTGATTATAGACGCTTTAAATCAAGTTGAACTATTTTTAAAAATTTAA
- the pgl gene encoding 6-phosphogluconolactonase, which translates to MKQVVYIANSESKNIEVWNLYDNGDMDLIQKIETDHKIQPINIIGNKNLLYAGVFPNNKIITYSIKNNGFLEKKHETAIPGKANYISFDENKKFLFCSSYHSNCIIVSPLDQYGIPQNPIQIIYNIDGCHAAKINYKYNILFIMSLKEDSIYLYYLTNFGILKSTEQKLLSTKRKSGPRHIVFHPNQDFVYTINELNGTIDVWKIYKINNITKVKNIQNISVLNNQISKYYWSSDIHLTSCGRFLYVTDRLFNIISLFHINQYDNKITFFKSYPTEEQPRAFYINYNNTYLIVAGEKSNTFVIYSISNNTGELTKLNIYSTGQKPVWILIHKLY; encoded by the coding sequence ATGAAACAAGTTGTTTACATTGCTAATTCAGAAAGTAAAAATATAGAGGTATGGAATTTATATGATAATGGCGATATGGATTTAATACAAAAAATTGAAACGGATCATAAAATTCAACCTATAAACATTATTGGAAATAAAAATTTATTGTATGCGGGAGTATTTCCTAATAATAAAATTATTACATATTCTATAAAAAACAATGGTTTTCTTGAAAAAAAACATGAAACTGCTATCCCAGGAAAAGCTAATTATATTTCTTTTGATGAAAACAAGAAATTTTTATTTTGCAGCTCTTATCATTCTAATTGTATTATTGTGAGTCCATTAGATCAATATGGTATACCTCAAAATCCAATACAAATTATTTATAATATAGACGGTTGTCATGCTGCTAAAATAAATTATAAATATAATATATTATTTATCATGTCTCTTAAAGAAGACTCTATTTATTTGTATTATTTAACTAATTTCGGAATATTAAAAAGCACCGAACAAAAATTATTAAGTACTAAAAGAAAATCAGGACCTCGTCATATTGTCTTTCATCCTAATCAAGATTTTGTCTATACTATAAATGAATTAAATGGGACTATAGACGTATGGAAAATATATAAAATAAACAATATAACAAAAGTAAAAAATATACAAAATATCAGTGTATTAAATAATCAAATTTCAAAATATTATTGGTCTTCTGATATTCATTTAACATCGTGTGGTCGTTTTTTATATGTTACTGATCGTTTATTTAATATTATTTCATTATTCCATATCAATCAATATGACAATAAAATTACTTTTTTTAAAAGTTACCCAACAGAAGAACAACCTCGAGCATTTTATATAAATTATAATAATACATATTTAATAGTTGCTGGAGAAAAATCTAATACATTTGTCATCTATAGTATTTCTAACAATACTGGTGAATTAACAAAATTAAATATATATAGTACTGGTCAAAAACCTGTATGGATACTTATACATAAATTATATTAA